From one Chryseobacterium sp. 3008163 genomic stretch:
- a CDS encoding type II toxin-antitoxin system RelE/ParE family toxin translates to MLKVKWTSEAQEQYFKTLEFWIDHNQSTSYSEKIIEEIINTESLLIINPFIGLIVENTNDKVRRVLILHNFSLYYRITYDTLEIISFWGNKMNPDDLKL, encoded by the coding sequence ATGCTCAAAGTAAAATGGACTTCCGAAGCACAGGAACAATATTTCAAAACTTTAGAATTTTGGATTGATCATAATCAGTCAACTTCATATTCTGAAAAAATTATTGAAGAAATAATAAATACAGAATCTCTTTTAATAATTAATCCGTTCATTGGGTTGATCGTTGAAAATACAAATGATAAAGTTAGGCGTGTTTTAATACTCCATAATTTTTCTCTCTATTATAGAATTACTTATGATACTTTAGAAATTATTTCTTTTTGGGGTAATAAAATGAATCCGGATGATCTAAAATTATAG